The proteins below come from a single Triticum aestivum cultivar Chinese Spring chromosome 5D, IWGSC CS RefSeq v2.1, whole genome shotgun sequence genomic window:
- the LOC123125007 gene encoding uncharacterized protein has product MGLLALKRLVSVRQDRKTRSRCGTSIAPVAKRKCSPCQQQDDTRHQAAKRRRRSVPELPKDIWDHILSLLPLRDAARAGCVSRALSSSWTRLPNLTFTRETLGLTGNACRKRELARTFENRVYRVLRKHSGGGVKTFKLHHCGSGFNIRDLNRWLQIAVTPGIEEVVLSVLMHRRKYRCGPHYGYEWVSYNFPCSVFSNGSGNSIRHLHLASCAFHPVAGLARLTRLQLFKVDITGDELGCLLSNSFAMEELNLTKCGNVIHLKIPCLLHRLNCLVVLQCGALKKIENEAPNLWIVRIDSQPEKVPVGDVLQVKDLQMLDCSESNLVHYARAKLPSIMPNLETLSVESTGEMFNTPILPVKFLYLKNLRIFLHDRAMKGFSPGYDYFSLVSFLDACPVLENFVLAVLQASVRHELISGDPHLRQMPEHRHGNIKNVTIKGFCAAKSMVELTCHILENATSLECLTLDTICDDGSEDLDRTFDDGIARCCYTVLDWGMLDEGYRGLRAIERYIVGKVPSTVKLNVYKLSSRRYAIKPYEYSYANYLS; this is encoded by the exons ATGGGGCTGCTGGCGCTCAAGCGCCTCGTGTCCGTGCGGCAGGACCGGAAGACTCGATCCCGTTGTG GTACGTCGATTGCGCCGGTGGCCAAGAGAAAGTGCTCGCCCTGTCAACAACAAGACGATACTCGTCATCAAGCTGCCAAAAGGAGGAGGCGCTCAGTGCCAGAGCTTCCAAAG GACATATGGGATCATATACTTTCCTTGCTGCCACTGCGGGATGCTGCTCGAGCTGGTTGTGTATCTCGCGCGTTATCAAGTTCCTGGACACGCCTTCCCAACCTCACCTTCACAAGGGAAACACTCGGCCTGACTGGAAATGCATGTCGAAAACGTGAACTTGCACGAACTTTCGAAAACAGAGTTTACCGCGTTTTGAGAAAACACTCGGGCGGTGGTGTGAAGACATTCAAGCTTCATCACTGTGGTTCTGGTTTCAACATTCGTGATCTGAACAGGTGGCTTCAGATTGCCGTTACTCCGGGGATTGAAGAAGTCGTACTTTCAGTGCTAATG CACCGGAGAAAGTACAGATGCGGGCCTCACTACGGGTACGAATGGGTGTCTTACAACTTCCCCTGCTCAGTTTTTTCCAACGGGAGTGGAAACTCGATTCGGCATCTTCACCTCGCCAGTTGTGCCTTCCACCCTGTTGCCGGACTTGCTCGCTTGACAAGACTGCAACTGTTTAAGGTGGACATTACAGGAGATGAGTTAGGGTGCCTACTTTCTAATTCTTTTGCTATGGAGGAGCTGAATCTCACTAAATGCGGTAACGTCATTCACCTGAAGATACCTTGCCTGCTACACAGGCTCAACTGCCTGGTGGTGCTGCAGTGCGGAGCTCTAAAAAAGATAGAAAATGAAGCTCCAAATCTTTGGATTGTTCGCATCGATAGCCAACCAGAGAAAGTTCCAGTTGGAGATGTATTGCAAGTGAAGGACCTCCAAATGCTGGATTGTTCTGAATCTAACCTTGTTCATTATGCTCGTGCTAAGCTTCCGTCCATTATGCCAAATCTTGAAACCCTCAGCGTAGAATCGACCGGGGAG ATGTTCAATACGCCAATCTTACCTGTCAAATTCCTCTACCTCAAGAACTTGCGGATTTTTCTTCATGATCGAGCGATGAAGGGCTTTTCCCCAGGCTATGATTATTTTTCTCTCGTTTCTTTTCTGGATGCTTGTCCTGTGTTGGAGAATTTTGTCTTGGCT GTATTACAGGCTAGCGTAAGGCATGAATTGATTTCCGGAGACCCACATCTGAGGCAGATGCCAGAACACCGGCATGGCAATATCAAGAATGTGACGATCAAGGGCTTTTGCGCTGCAAAGAGCATGGTCGAGCTAACCTGTCATATTCTTGAGAATGCAACATCACTCGAGTGCCTTACGTTGGACACCATATGTGATGATGGCTCTGAAGACCTTGATAGGACTTTTGACGACGGAATTGCTAGATGCTGCTACACAGTGTTAGACTGGGGTATGCTCGACGAAGGCTATAGAGGGCTCAGGGCTATCGAAAGATACATTGTGGGGAAAGTTCCCTCCACGGTCAAGCTAAATGTTTACAAGCTCAGCAGCCGTCGCTATGCTATAAAACCGTATGAATATAGTTATGCCAATTATCTATCCTAG